The Prevotella fusca JCM 17724 genome includes a window with the following:
- a CDS encoding alpha-L-fucosidase — MNNRFLHGVLTALALTASATGFAQTNTVMTLQTQNVPNTENEPRPVFPVPTDRQWKWQQTEFYAFFHYGMNTYTNKEWGKGDENVNIFNPTEKPDPKQWLEVVKEAGMKGGIAVVKHHDGFCLWPTTTTDHNISRSSSPNAQGVNIADLFAKAAQELKMKYGFYVSPWDRNSGLYGTDKYVKDVFLKQCAELAQYGSDQFEMWFDGANGGDGYYGGKNKVINIDRATYYDVPNLRDSIHKLSPNIILWGVGGEARWIGNEDGWAGETNWCNENRGTAPERNGMYGTENGWFWLPGESDAKFTDQGWFWHPGCEPMTAERTFQMYLETVGRNATLILNCPPDRSGKIPQNQARRLKEFGTMLKNRLSNNLAKTAAVEATSTRANGQTRTYAAGNLIDENADTYWAAEDEVKDVTLTFKWNNSQTVRYVTLQEYVRLGQRVKSFSIEYTTDGSTWKPLASKVKLTTIGYKRIIPLNGSTSNSYGDGFDAKGIRIHIKDAKACPVLSEIAIY; from the coding sequence ATGAACAACCGATTTTTACACGGTGTGCTTACTGCACTTGCCCTGACGGCATCGGCAACGGGCTTTGCCCAGACCAATACCGTTATGACCCTTCAGACGCAAAACGTTCCCAACACGGAGAACGAACCTCGTCCTGTGTTCCCTGTACCCACTGACCGTCAGTGGAAATGGCAGCAGACGGAGTTCTATGCCTTCTTCCATTATGGTATGAATACCTATACCAACAAGGAATGGGGTAAAGGAGATGAAAACGTGAACATCTTTAATCCGACTGAGAAACCCGACCCCAAGCAGTGGTTGGAAGTAGTGAAAGAGGCGGGAATGAAGGGTGGTATCGCTGTCGTGAAGCATCACGACGGTTTCTGCCTGTGGCCAACTACGACAACCGACCACAACATCTCACGTTCGTCAAGTCCTAACGCACAGGGCGTGAACATTGCCGACCTCTTTGCCAAAGCAGCACAGGAACTGAAGATGAAGTATGGCTTCTACGTGTCACCTTGGGACAGGAACAGCGGTCTCTATGGGACGGACAAATACGTGAAGGACGTGTTCCTGAAGCAATGTGCTGAACTTGCACAATACGGTTCAGACCAGTTTGAAATGTGGTTCGACGGTGCCAATGGCGGCGATGGCTACTATGGCGGTAAGAACAAGGTAATCAATATTGACCGTGCTACCTACTATGACGTGCCTAACCTGCGTGATTCCATCCACAAGCTCAGCCCGAATATCATCCTGTGGGGTGTCGGTGGCGAGGCACGTTGGATCGGTAACGAAGACGGATGGGCAGGCGAAACCAACTGGTGTAACGAAAACCGTGGTACTGCTCCTGAGCGTAATGGCATGTATGGTACGGAAAACGGCTGGTTCTGGCTCCCCGGCGAGAGCGATGCCAAGTTCACTGACCAGGGCTGGTTCTGGCATCCAGGCTGTGAACCGATGACGGCCGAGCGCACCTTCCAGATGTACTTGGAGACTGTAGGTCGCAATGCTACCCTCATCCTGAACTGCCCTCCTGACAGAAGCGGTAAGATTCCACAGAATCAGGCGAGGCGTCTGAAGGAGTTCGGAACAATGTTGAAGAACCGACTCAGCAACAATCTTGCCAAGACTGCTGCTGTTGAAGCAACAAGTACACGTGCTAACGGACAGACACGCACCTACGCTGCGGGCAATCTCATTGATGAGAATGCTGACACCTACTGGGCTGCAGAGGACGAGGTGAAGGATGTTACCCTCACTTTCAAATGGAACAACAGCCAAACGGTCCGCTATGTAACTCTGCAGGAGTATGTAAGACTCGGGCAGCGTGTAAAGAGTTTCTCGATCGAATATACCACCGACGGCAGCACATGGAAGCCACTTGCCAGCAAGGTGAAGCTGACCACCATCGGCTACAAGCGTATCATTCCGCTCAACGGAAGCACCTCAAACAGCTATGGTGATGGCTTTGATGCCAAGGGAATACGCATACATATCAAGGATGCCAAGGCGTGCCCTGTATTGAGTGAGATTGCTATTTACTAA
- a CDS encoding SusC/RagA family TonB-linked outer membrane protein, translating to MSNFMKVDQNRRKHPPFVTGSLAFSLVVGLMAFSPSSALANVDVNAITSIQQQKQSINGVVKDANGDPVIGASVLANGTPVAVTDVDGRFSVSVAPGTELKISYVGFATQTVMVRSGVSNYNVTLKDDDRALSEVVVVGYGTQKKANLSGSVAQLDGKTLENRPISNVSSGLQGLLPGITVTGADGAPGLDNGTILVRGVGTLNSASPYILIDGVEAGTLNSLDPEDIASISVLKDASSAAIYGSKASNGVILVTTKRGQNGAPKVSYSGYFGIQNATALMERMNSADAAYYYNKALERSGKAPRFSDEAIQKFRDGSDPYNYPNTDWYDLAFKTAWQNRHNVNVTGGNEYVKYLASAGYLKQSSILPNAGREQFNGRANLDMVLSKRITAHLNLSYIQNNYRDASSAYAGGSSDQIIRQLNIIAPWIPYKNEDGSYGTVSDGNPMAWLESGMTVNRNNRNFTGMIGIDYQILKDLKLTLQGAYVDASQRYSYFQKFIQYNSNKATEPNNLTIAHYDWHRTTFDAFMNYDKSFAQHNFKAMLGWHTERFKYLPDWMYRKGFPNNDLTDMNAGDASTQQNAGHTRELAMVSYFGRLNYDYAGRYLFEANFRSDASSRFAKEHRWGFFPSFSAAWRISEEPFMESAKSWLNNLKVRASWGQLGNQDALSDYYPWMNTYNLDAKYPFGGQLTPGYYQGSYHLETISWERSTTWGIGIDFTLFGGLTGSFDYYNRKTTGIIMDVSAPAEFALGAYKDNIGALRNQGVELSLAYAKQLNKDWAINVGANFAYNKNKILYLGEGTEYIEDKDDRNRRTAIGKQYKSYYMYKATGKFFNSQQEADDYTAKYGNPFGRKFMAGDLIYEDTNGDGKLDSNDRIYTKHTDIPAITYSFNLGATWKDFDLSMIWQGVGSVSHIYNREVLGEFSGDASHPSTLWKDSWTDDNHNAKLPRVFETGNSPSDMTRAMSTFWLWNTAYLRLKTLQLGYSLPKSALKAIGLEKVRIYYAGENLLTFDALPFNIDPEVTSERGSSYPLLRSHSIGINITF from the coding sequence ATGTCTAATTTTATGAAAGTGGATCAGAACCGCAGAAAGCATCCGCCGTTTGTAACAGGCAGTCTGGCTTTCTCTTTAGTTGTCGGCTTGATGGCTTTTTCACCGTCATCGGCTTTGGCAAATGTGGACGTGAATGCGATTACAAGTATTCAGCAGCAAAAACAGAGTATCAACGGTGTGGTAAAGGATGCTAATGGCGACCCTGTCATTGGTGCCTCCGTACTGGCTAATGGTACTCCTGTGGCAGTGACCGACGTGGACGGTCGCTTCTCTGTTTCAGTCGCTCCGGGTACGGAGTTGAAAATCAGTTATGTTGGTTTTGCCACGCAGACCGTCATGGTGCGAAGTGGTGTAAGCAACTACAATGTGACATTGAAAGATGACGATCGTGCTCTCAGTGAGGTCGTCGTTGTCGGTTATGGTACCCAGAAGAAGGCGAACCTCTCAGGTTCTGTTGCCCAGCTTGATGGAAAGACGCTTGAAAACCGTCCTATATCGAACGTTTCTTCGGGCTTGCAGGGTCTGTTGCCGGGTATTACGGTGACAGGAGCTGACGGTGCGCCGGGTCTTGATAACGGTACGATTCTTGTGCGTGGTGTGGGAACTTTGAACTCCGCTTCGCCTTATATCCTTATTGATGGTGTTGAGGCAGGAACGCTGAACTCGCTTGACCCGGAGGATATTGCGAGCATCTCCGTCCTGAAGGATGCTTCCTCGGCAGCCATCTATGGTTCAAAAGCATCCAACGGTGTGATTCTGGTAACTACAAAACGAGGGCAGAACGGTGCGCCGAAGGTTAGTTATTCAGGTTATTTCGGTATTCAGAATGCAACAGCCTTGATGGAAAGGATGAATTCAGCCGATGCTGCCTACTATTACAACAAGGCATTGGAACGTAGCGGTAAGGCACCCCGCTTCTCTGACGAGGCTATTCAGAAGTTCCGTGACGGCTCTGACCCTTACAACTATCCTAATACCGACTGGTACGACCTTGCATTCAAGACAGCCTGGCAGAACCGCCATAACGTGAATGTCACAGGTGGTAACGAGTATGTGAAATACCTTGCTTCTGCCGGCTATCTCAAGCAGAGCAGTATCCTGCCGAATGCCGGTCGTGAGCAGTTCAATGGTCGTGCAAACCTCGACATGGTGCTGTCAAAGCGCATCACTGCCCATCTTAACCTTTCTTATATCCAGAACAACTACCGTGATGCGAGCAGTGCATACGCCGGTGGCAGCAGTGACCAGATTATCCGCCAGCTGAACATCATCGCTCCGTGGATTCCTTATAAGAACGAAGACGGCAGCTATGGCACCGTTTCTGACGGTAACCCGATGGCTTGGCTTGAGTCAGGCATGACCGTAAACCGCAACAACCGTAACTTTACGGGTATGATTGGCATTGACTATCAGATACTCAAGGATCTGAAACTGACGCTCCAGGGAGCCTACGTTGATGCTTCCCAGCGTTACTCTTACTTCCAGAAGTTCATCCAGTACAATTCTAACAAGGCTACTGAACCAAACAACTTGACGATTGCCCACTATGACTGGCACCGCACAACCTTCGATGCGTTCATGAACTATGACAAGTCGTTTGCACAGCATAACTTCAAGGCTATGCTCGGATGGCATACTGAACGCTTCAAGTATCTGCCGGATTGGATGTACCGCAAGGGCTTCCCTAACAATGACCTGACCGATATGAACGCTGGTGATGCTTCGACACAGCAGAATGCTGGTCACACTCGTGAGCTGGCAATGGTGTCTTACTTCGGTCGTCTGAACTACGACTATGCAGGTCGTTATCTCTTTGAGGCAAACTTCCGTTCTGATGCTTCTTCACGCTTTGCCAAGGAACATCGCTGGGGCTTCTTCCCGTCATTCTCAGCTGCATGGCGTATCTCCGAGGAGCCGTTCATGGAGAGTGCGAAGTCTTGGTTGAACAACCTGAAGGTGCGTGCATCATGGGGTCAGTTGGGTAATCAGGACGCTCTGAGCGATTACTATCCTTGGATGAACACTTATAACCTCGATGCGAAGTATCCGTTTGGCGGACAGCTCACACCGGGTTACTATCAGGGTAGCTATCATCTTGAAACAATTTCATGGGAACGTTCAACCACATGGGGTATCGGTATCGACTTTACGCTCTTCGGCGGACTGACTGGTTCGTTCGATTACTATAACCGCAAGACTACAGGTATCATCATGGACGTGTCAGCTCCGGCAGAGTTTGCACTCGGTGCATACAAGGATAATATCGGTGCATTGCGCAATCAGGGTGTTGAACTCTCATTGGCTTACGCAAAGCAGTTGAACAAGGACTGGGCAATCAACGTCGGTGCGAACTTCGCTTACAACAAGAATAAGATTCTCTACTTGGGTGAGGGAACAGAATATATTGAAGATAAGGATGACCGCAACCGCCGTACAGCTATCGGTAAACAGTACAAGAGCTATTATATGTACAAGGCAACTGGTAAGTTCTTCAACTCACAGCAGGAAGCTGATGACTACACAGCGAAGTATGGCAACCCGTTCGGACGTAAGTTCATGGCGGGCGACCTTATCTATGAGGACACCAATGGCGATGGCAAGCTCGATTCAAACGACCGTATCTACACCAAGCATACGGACATCCCGGCTATTACTTACAGTTTCAACCTCGGTGCTACATGGAAGGACTTTGACCTGTCAATGATATGGCAGGGTGTCGGTTCAGTATCTCATATCTACAACCGTGAGGTTCTCGGTGAGTTCTCCGGTGATGCAAGCCACCCGTCAACACTGTGGAAAGACTCGTGGACAGACGACAATCACAATGCCAAGCTGCCTCGCGTATTCGAGACAGGAAACAGCCCAAGTGACATGACCCGTGCCATGTCAACCTTCTGGTTGTGGAATACAGCTTACTTGCGTCTGAAGACTTTGCAGCTTGGTTACTCTCTTCCAAAGAGCGCACTCAAAGCCATCGGTCTTGAGAAGGTACGCATCTACTATGCAGGTGAGAACCTCCTTACCTTCGACGCATTGCCATTCAATATTGACCCGGAGGTAACCAGCGAACGTGGATCATCTTATCCATTGCTGCGTTCACATTCTATCGGTATCAATATCACATTCTAA